One window of the candidate division WOR-3 bacterium genome contains the following:
- a CDS encoding methylmalonyl-CoA mutase family protein, producing the protein MMDELREKAARWQESLANDESQRRETVSGVPLKALYTPLDIEQLDYLRDLGFPGQPPFTRGIHQDMYRGRLWTMRQFAGFGTARHTNERYKFLLSHGETGLSVAFDFPTLYGRDSDDERARGEVGKCGVAVSSLEDMETLFSGIPLDKVSTSMTINGPASVVWALYIATAEKQGVSADKLRGTIQNDILKEYIAQKSWLFPPEPSMRVITDIMAFGAKEVPQWNTISISGYHIREAGSTAAQELAFTLKDGLTYVEAGIAAGLDVDVFAPRLSFFFNSHLDFFEEIAKFRAARRIWAREMKETYKAKNPRSWLLRFHTQTAGCTLTAQQPENNIVRTAFQALAAVLGGTQSLHTNSMDETWALPTEKAVLIALRTQQLIAEETGVASVIDPLGGSYFVESLTYELEKQAYRYFEAIDGMGGMVKAIENGFPQREIADAAYRYQRLVDQGRRTVVGVNKYQLEGEKLEIPLLKIDPEVERSQCERLAQLRKRRDNLKVKKALDDLKDACRSRDNVMYPILEAVRQYATLGETCQAMKDVFGEYREPPMF; encoded by the coding sequence TAAGGGACCTGGGTTTTCCGGGCCAGCCACCTTTCACGCGTGGTATTCACCAGGACATGTACCGGGGTCGGCTGTGGACGATGCGTCAATTCGCCGGGTTCGGTACCGCCAGACATACAAACGAGCGGTACAAGTTTCTCCTCAGTCATGGCGAGACTGGACTGTCGGTTGCTTTTGACTTCCCGACGCTCTATGGTCGAGACTCAGACGACGAACGTGCCCGAGGTGAAGTAGGCAAGTGTGGGGTGGCAGTATCCTCGCTTGAGGATATGGAAACGCTCTTTTCGGGAATTCCACTCGACAAGGTCTCAACCTCGATGACGATAAACGGACCCGCCTCGGTGGTGTGGGCCCTGTACATCGCTACGGCCGAAAAGCAGGGCGTGTCGGCTGACAAGTTGCGCGGCACAATTCAGAACGATATTCTGAAGGAGTACATCGCCCAGAAGTCGTGGCTGTTTCCGCCCGAGCCTTCGATGCGGGTCATCACCGACATAATGGCGTTCGGCGCCAAAGAAGTTCCACAATGGAATACAATTTCAATCTCCGGGTACCACATCCGCGAGGCCGGTTCAACTGCAGCCCAGGAGCTGGCATTCACGCTTAAAGACGGGCTCACCTACGTTGAGGCCGGGATCGCGGCCGGGCTGGATGTTGACGTCTTTGCTCCTAGGCTTTCCTTCTTCTTCAACTCACATCTGGACTTCTTTGAGGAAATTGCCAAGTTCCGGGCTGCGCGCAGAATCTGGGCCAGAGAAATGAAAGAAACCTACAAGGCCAAGAACCCCCGGTCCTGGCTCCTGCGCTTCCATACGCAGACCGCAGGCTGTACCCTTACCGCGCAGCAGCCAGAGAACAACATTGTGCGGACTGCGTTTCAAGCACTGGCTGCGGTTCTGGGTGGAACCCAGAGCCTGCACACTAACTCGATGGACGAGACCTGGGCCCTGCCGACTGAAAAGGCCGTGCTCATCGCACTCAGAACACAGCAGCTCATTGCCGAGGAGACCGGGGTAGCCAGCGTGATTGACCCGCTGGGCGGTTCCTACTTTGTCGAGTCGTTGACCTATGAGCTAGAAAAGCAGGCGTACCGGTACTTCGAGGCGATTGACGGAATGGGCGGGATGGTCAAGGCGATTGAGAACGGGTTTCCGCAGCGCGAGATAGCGGACGCCGCCTATCGGTACCAGCGTCTAGTGGACCAGGGCAGACGCACGGTCGTAGGCGTGAACAAGTACCAACTAGAAGGTGAGAAGCTTGAAATACCACTCCTGAAAATCGACCCGGAAGTCGAGCGGTCGCAGTGCGAGCGACTGGCGCAGCTCCGCAAGCGTCGGGACAACCTTAAGGTAAAGAAGGCGCTCGATGACCTGAAAGATGCGTGCCGGAGTCGGGACAACGTGATGTACCCGATACTTGAAGCGGTGCGGCAATACGCCACCTTGGGCGAAACGTGTCAAGCGATGAAGGATGTGTTTGGCGAGTACCGCGAGCCGCCGATGTTCTAG
- a CDS encoding cobalamin B12-binding domain-containing protein, whose translation MGKKLRILIAKPGLDGHDRGAKVVARGLRDAGFEVIYTGLHQTPEMIAEAALQEDVDAVGLSILSGAHMVLIPETMRLLREKGAGDILVFGGGIIPEEDKKALYEQGCGRLFGPGTEIREIVEYLKEKFPDS comes from the coding sequence ATGGGTAAGAAACTACGCATATTGATTGCCAAGCCAGGTCTGGATGGCCACGACCGGGGAGCAAAAGTCGTTGCCCGGGGGCTGCGCGACGCCGGTTTTGAGGTTATCTACACTGGTCTGCACCAGACACCGGAGATGATTGCCGAGGCTGCACTGCAGGAGGACGTGGACGCGGTCGGACTCTCAATTCTCTCCGGCGCCCACATGGTGCTTATCCCAGAGACGATGCGACTGCTCAGGGAGAAGGGAGCCGGAGACATTCTTGTCTTCGGCGGCGGGATAATCCCTGAAGAAGACAAGAAAGCCCTGTATGAGCAGGGTTGCGGTAGACTGTTCGGCCCGGGCACTGAAATCCGCGAGATTGTCGAATACCTTAAAGAGAAGTTTCCGGACAGCTAG